Proteins encoded within one genomic window of Deltaproteobacteria bacterium:
- a CDS encoding DUF2283 domain-containing protein produces MKVHYDEEVDALYIKIGDQEPDGVIEITEGVNIDTTTDGKLIGIEILKASEKINIDTILSYTLELDQSILRRNIAEQGA; encoded by the coding sequence ATGAAAGTACATTATGATGAAGAAGTAGATGCTTTGTACATAAAAATAGGTGATCAGGAACCAGATGGAGTCATTGAGATAACAGAAGGAGTAAATATTGATACTACTACTGATGGAAAACTTATCGGTATAGAAATCCTCAAAGCATCTGAGAAAATTAATATTGATACAATCTTGTCCTATACTCTTGAGTTAGACCAAAGCATATTAAGGCGAAATATAGCCGAACAAGGCGCTTGA
- a CDS encoding DUF4258 domain-containing protein has product MVVTFSRHAKRRAKLYKIQESTVEKILADSDLSDGDHEVIRNVPGFEYPIKIVVSVESNAMTVITSYPLKKGRSQ; this is encoded by the coding sequence GTGGTAGTAACATTTTCGCGGCATGCAAAACGAAGAGCAAAGCTCTATAAAATACAGGAATCAACGGTTGAGAAAATACTGGCAGATTCGGATTTAAGCGATGGGGATCATGAGGTGATCAGAAATGTGCCCGGTTTTGAATATCCGATAAAAATTGTTGTGTCAGTTGAAAGCAATGCGATGACTGTAATCACAAGCTATCCGTTGAAGAAAGGAAGAAGTCAATGA